GGCGGGGCGACGCGAGCGGCGCGTTACCGGGGATCGGCTCGGGGCGGCTGCGTCGCCCGACGGCGGTGCGGGGTCGGCGGCCGGGGTGGGCCGGAGCGACCGCAGCCCGGCGCCGGTGCCGGCCAGCCCGGTCGGCTCACCGGCTGGCTCGCCACGGCGGGCGCCGTTGCCGGCCATCCCGGCCAGCTCGCCGACCGACTCGCCACGGCGGGCGGCGGCACGGCGGCCGGGTGCCTGGGCAGGGGGCGGTCACCCGCGAGCCGAGCGCGCTGACCAGGGCCTCACAGCCTGCGTCGCAGGCCCGCACCGAAGCGACGGCCTGGCGGACGTCTCGGCCACCGCGGAGGTGAGCGCCCGGTTGACCGCGGCGCGCCGCGGCGTTTCGGAGATGGCGACCCGCAGAGCGGTGACCGCCTCGTTGATCTCGTCGGCGTCGGCCACCCCGTCGGGCGGCGAGGTGCGCGGCGATGGCGTCCGCCGCGACCGACACCTCGCGGCCCCGGGCGACGGTGCCGCCGAGCATGCCCGGCTCGGGCAGCGCGTCCAGCACCGCCAGCGAGACCGGCTCGGCCGGGTCCGGGTATGCACGCAGAGCTGCCGGGTAGAGCTCGCGCAGGACCTCGCGCAGGGCCACGGCGGCGGAGTGTCGGCCGGTGGCCAGCGCGGCGTGCGCGGCGAGCACCTGCTTGTAGCCGGCGAGATCCCGGGGTGCCGGCAGGGTGACCGCGGAGAGCGCGCCCGCCTGCAACGCGCGGGGCCAGGCCGACGGCCCGTCGTTCGGCCGGAGGCGACTGCATCTCCTCCAGGGAGTCGTCGTCGGCGAACCGCTCGGCGAAGTCGTCCACCGAGTCGTCGTCGGCGATCGCCAGGGGCCGACCCGCCGCGCTCAACAGCGAGATGACCGTGTGGTCGTCGCTGTCGGCGGCGATGGCCGCACCGCTCGGCCCGCCCGACCGCTCCACGAGCAGCGCGACGAGCTGGGCGTAGCCAGCGGCCTCGTCGCTGATCTCGCAGACATGCAGCAGACGGCCTGCGTCGTCGACCACAGCGGACGTCAGCGTCGATCCGGCGGAGGCCGGTCGGTCAGCCGGATCCGCCGAGGCCAGACCGCAGTAAACGCGCACGAGCGCCACGGCGTCGTCCTCCTCCCGGGACAGGTCTTTCCTCTGCCAGCAACTGATGCTCCCCGGTACGGGTCAGTCGCGCCAGTCCACCACCGCAGAGATCTTGCCGACAATGGTGCGCCAACCCAAACTCGCGGTCTGCGCACCGATCTTCTTCAGCCGCCGCCGACCCATGAAAGCGCCGATCCCACCGTTGGCGGTGGCACGCAGCGCCTCGTCCAGGTCGTCGAGGCTGGAGCCGGCGGAGAGCATGTCGAGTACCGCAGGCAGCCGCAATGCGTACGAGAGGTCACGCGCGACCTCGCCGGCCTCGATCAGCAGGGTCGAATCCCAGGAGTCGTGCCCGCCGCGCAGGTTCTCCACGACGAGGTCGAGCTCGTAGGTGTCCTCGTCGAGGGGCGCGATATCCGCGGGCTCCACCCGTTCGGACAATTCATTCCAGCTGTCCAGTTGGGACAGATCGTTTGGCGCACCGGACCGGATGAAACTGACCAACGACTCGGGGGTCTTGAACAGCAGCAGCTTGCCCTGGTTGCTGAGGAAGACCGGCACCTCCTCGTCGTCCGCCTCGTCCGTGGCGTCCTCGTCGGCCTCGGCCTCGTCGTCGGCCGCGTCGGTGTCGGTGGCGCCGTCGCGTCGGCGGCGCTTCGACTCGTCCTCGTCGTCGGCGAACTCCTCGGCCAGGTCCTCGTCGAGGATGACGACGGTCTCGTCGTCCTCTTCCTCCTCGATCACCTGACGTCGGGCGAGGAACGGGTCGTCCAGGTCGCGCTCGGTCACGTCGGTCGGGGTCAGCGAGCTGGCCGGCCGGTATGCCCGCAGCGTGAAGCCGGTGCCGGCGGGCAGGGCGATCTCCACCGGGTCGATGCGCAGCTCGTCCCAGAGTGCACGGTCGACCGAGGCCGAGGGGCCGTCGGTCTCATCTGGCTCGACCGCGCCGGTGGTGTCGTCGAGCTCGGGCTCGTCGGCGTCGGGCCGTTGGGGCGACTGGCGGGCCACGCTGACCTCCGTGTGCTTCGGGTTGCCCACCCGCCGGGGTCTCTGACCGGCGAGTGACTCTGGGCACATACCCTAGTCGGCGGCCCTGGGTGACCGATGCCCGCACCCCGGTGGCCGGCTGGCGCACGGATTCGACCTGCTGGTGGTGGGCGCTGGCGATCTGACCGTTCGACAAGTAGCGTAGCTACGTATGAAGGCCCAGGCGTTGCACGGCCATCTCGACGCTCTGCTGCTCGCCGTTCTCGAACAGGGCGCGCTGCACGGCTACGCCATCATCGAGGCGTTGCGCGCGCGCAGCGACGGCACTCTGGATCTGCCTACCGGCACCATCTATCCGGCGTTGCGTCGGCTGGAACGCGCCGGGCACGTGGCGAGCACCTGGAGCACCGTCAACGGCAGGGAACGACGGACGTACGAGCTCACCGATTCCGGCCGGGGAGCGTTGGCCGGGGAGCGCGCGGGTTGGCGCGACTTCCAGCTGACCGTCGGCCGGTTCCTCGACCCCGGCAGCCCGCCCACCACCCCGGCCTGACCCCGGTCGAGCTGGCGACCACCGGCGGGACCGGGGCACCGGCGACGTGGCTCAGTGGGCCACGCTGGTGAGCGACTCCGCTCGGCGGGCGGTGGCCTGCAGCCAGCCGCGCACCGCACGGGCCAGCGAGAAGTACGCGCCGCCCACCAGCACCGCACCGATGATCATCGGTGGCCAGCGCAGCGCGTCGTCCCAGAGAGTCATCGACCAGGCGAACAGGGCGCAGCCGGCGATCATGGCGAGAGCAAGCATGGCGGTCAGGCCGGCGCCCACCGCGCGTTGCACCAGGGCCAGACCCGGACGTGTCGAACGGGCGCTCGCCGCGACCACCAGCAGACCGGCCACCGCGAGCAGCAGCGAACCCATCCAGATCCAGTCGACCGAGCTGGCGAGCAGCTGGTAGCCGGCCGGTGGACGGGGGCCGCTGCTCCAGCTCGACCCCCGCCAGGTCAGATCCCCGGCGACCACCCCGACCCCGGCGATCGCCAGCATCCGCAGGGAGAGCCCGCGCAGAGCGCCCACCGCCAGCTCGGCCTGCCAGGAGGGAAGGACCTGCGCCGGCGAGCCGAACTCGACCACGGCCCGGCGCTGCGCCTCCGTGGACGGCACACCGCTCTCCCGGTACGCCTCCACGGCGTCCAACAGCCCGTGCCGGGCCTCGGTGAGCAGGTCGGACTTGAGTCGCGCCGGCCCCTGCAACCGGGCGGCCAACTCCCGCAGGTGCTCGTCGACCAACACGTCCTCACGGTGCGGCATGGCACCACCCTGCCACGGGTCAGGGAGTCCTGACGTCGGGGAGAACCCTGGTCCGTCCCCGAGCCCCGGTCAGGGGGCGAGGGCCAGGTAACCCCGCTCGGCCGCAGCCTGGAGCAGCCACTGGTCCCGGTACCAGCCCGGGGCGGCGACCAGGTCGGCGTGCCGGCCGCGCTGGATCACCCGGCCGCCGTCGAGGACGACGATCTCGTCCAGCTCGGCCAGCCCGCTGAGCCGGTGGCTGATCAGCAGCACCGAGTGCCCGGCGGGGGTGGCGGCGAGAGCGGACGCGAGCACCGCGTCGGCGGCGGCCGGATCAAGACCTTCGGTGGGCTCGTCGAGCACCAGCACCGGCGGCGCGGCGAGCAGGGCCCGCGCGAGCGCCAGCCGCTGCCGCTGGCCACCGGAGAGCTGCCCGCCCTCCTCGCCGACCAGCGTGTCCCAACCCGCCGGCTGGGCGCGTACCCAGTCCAGCAGGCCCGCGGCGGCGGTGGCCGCCGTCAGTGCCTCCTCGTCGGCCCCGGCCCGCCCGAGCAGCAGGTTCTCCCGCACCGTGGCGTGAAAGACGTACGCCTCGGCCAGCAGGCCGCCGACCGCCCGCGGCAGTGCCTCCTCGGCGTACGCCGAGAGGTCGTGACCGTCGAGGGTGACCCGCCCGGACACCGGTTGGACGGTGCCGGTCAGGACGGCGGCCAGGGTGCTCTTGCCGGCGCCGCTCGGGCCGACCACCGCGATCCTCCGCCCCGGCGGCAGGTCCAGGCTGACGCCGTCGAGGGCGGGTGCCGCACCGGCCCGGTACCGCACTGTCACGTCGACGAAGCGCAGCTCGTGGGGGCCGACCAGGTCCGTCATACCGGTCGTGGGCGGGGAAGCCGGCGTGCCGGCGTCCAGCAGGTCGGCCACCCGGGCCAGACCGGGCCGCAACTGCGTCCACTGCCGGGCCGCCGTGACCAGTGCCAGCGTCACCTCGACGGCGGCCAGCGCGCCGACGGCCAGGACACCCACCAGCACCCCGACACGTCGGCGGCCAGCGCTGCCAGCACCACCGCCGCGGCGGTCAGCCCGGCGGTCAGCACCCCGGCCGCGTCCACCGCGAACCCGGTGGCGGCCAGCCGACGTTCCAGGCGGGCCAGCCGGCGGGCCCGCTGCGCTGCGGCACGCAGTGTGACGTCGGTGGCTCCGAACGCGGCCAGGTCGGCTGCGCCGTGGGTGAGGTCGATCGCGTCGGTGGCCAGTGCGCCGCGCAGGGGTGCCACCTGGGACGCGCTGCGGCGGGTGACAGCGGTGGCCAGAGCGGGCAGCGCCACTCCGGCGACCAGCAGCCCGACGGCGAGCGCACCGGCGGCAGGTGGTGAGATCAGCGCCGCCACGCCGACCGCCAGCACACCGACCAGGGCCGCCGCCGACCCAGGGACCAGCACACGCAGCAGCAGGTCCTGGACGGCCTCGACGTCGGAGACCAGCCGGCTCAGCACGTCCCCCGACCGGTGCGCGGCGCCACGCCGGGCGGCGAGGGTGGCGAAGACCCGGGCCCGGACGTCGGTGATCATGCGGAGCACCGCGTCGTGCCCGGCGAGCCGTTCGGTGTAGCGGAACACGCCACGGCTGATCGCCAGCGCCCGGACAGCGACGATCGCCACTGTGAGCCGGTCCAGCGGAGGCTGGCCGGCGGCGCTCATCAACAGCCAGGTGGCGGTGGCCATCAGGGCGAGCCCGGCGAACTCGGTGGCGGCCGCGAGCAGCCCGGCACCGACCAGCCGACCCAGGTACGGGCGGGCCAGTCGCAGCACGGCGCGCTCGGCGGCGGTCCGCCCGCCCGATGCCACGCCGGCGACCGCCTCCGGTCCGTGTTCCGTGCTCATCGGGTCGCCTTCCCGGTCGGTTCGGGCGTCAGCTCGGTGACCCGACCGTCCTCGACCCGCAGGATCCGGTCGGCGTCGGCGAGCAGCGCCGGTCGGTGCGCGACCAGGAGCGCGGTGCGCCCGGCGACCAGGCGGCGGGTGGCGTCGAGCACCACCGCCTCGGCCGCGGTGTCCAGGCGGGCGGTGGGTTCGTCGAGCAGCACCACCGGGGCGGACCGCAGAAATGCCCGGGCCAGCGCCACGCGCTGCCGCTGCCCGCTGGACAGCCCGTGGCCGCGTTCGCCGAGCAGGGTGTCCAGGCCGTCCGGCAGGCCGGCCACCACGTCGTCCAGAGCGGCGTCGTGCACCGCCGCGGCGAGCGCGTCGGGCGTGGTGTCCGGTGCGCCGAGCCGGATGTTGTCGGCCAGCGAGGCGGCGAAGAGATGGGCCCGCTGCGGCACCCAGGCGAGTTGTCGACGCCAGGCGTCCGGGTCGGCCGTGGCGAGGTCGACCCCGTCCACCGTGATCCGGCCGCTGGTCGGGGTCACGAAGCCGAGCAGCAGGCCGAGCAACGTGCTCTTGCCGGCGCCGCTGGGCCCGATGATGGCGATCCGTTCGCCGGCTCGGATGGTCAGGGTCACGTCACGCAGGGCGGTGGTCCGCTCGTACGCAACGGTCACCCCCTCGAACCGGATGTCACGTCGCGCGTCCGGGACGGTGGCGCCCTCGGCGGCCCGGGGCGCGGTGGGCGCGGCCGAGATGGTCAGCGCCTCGTCCAGCGCGGCGAGCCCCTCCATGCTGGCGTGGAAGCGGCTGCCGGCGGCCCGCAGTGGCAGGTACGCCTCCGGGGTGAGCAGCAGCACCAGCAGCGCTGTCTGCAGGGCCAGCCCGCCGCCGAGCAACCGGATGCCGACCGGCACCGCGACCAGTGCCACCGAGAGGGTGGCGACCAGCTCCAGCACCAGCGCGGAGAGGAACGCGATCCGCAGTGTCTTCATGGTGGCGACGCGGTGCCCGTCGGCCATCCGGCGCACCACCTCGGTCTGTGCCCGGGCCCGCCCGAACGCGCGCAGCGTGGGCAACCCGGCGACCATGTCCAGGAAGTGCCCGCCGAGCAGCGAGAGCCGCCGCCACTGCCGTTCGGTGGCGGCCTGGGCCTGCCAGCCGAGCAGCGCGCCGAAGACCGGGATCAGCGGCAGGGTCACCGCGATGATCACCGCCGAGCTCCAGTCGGCGAAGACGACCCGGGCGAGCACCGCCAGCGGCACGGTGACGCTGAGCACCAGTTGGGGCAGGTATCCGGTGAAGTAGGCGTCCAGCGCGTCCAGCCCGCGCCCGGCCAGGGTGGCGATCTGACCGGCCCGCTGCCCGGCCACCCAGCCAGGACCATGGCGGCCGACCGCGCCGAGCAGGTCGGCCCGCAGCGTCGCCTTGACCGTGGCGGCGACCCGCGCGGAGACCGTGCCCTGTGCCCAGACCAGCGCCGAGCGGGCAGCGACCGCGACCATGAAGGCGCCCAGCGCCGGCCGATCCAGTCGACCGTCGATCGCCGTGGCCAGCACCGCCGCGAGGGCGGTGGCCTGCGCCACGATCAACCCGGCGGCGAGCACACCGAGGAGCGCGAGCACGGCAAGATCGCGCCGGGCCGCAGGGACCCGGCGCAGCAGACGCGGGTCGAACGGACGGCGTTTCACCAGTACACCGGTGCCCTGCCGTCGGTCCGTCCTCGGAAAACCCACCAACACATCGCCTGGAAGCCTAGTAGGGCCGGAAGTAGCGGCAGCGCCACCCAGCCGAGGAGCCGCAGCGTCGGTGCGCTCGCAGCGGCGTCGGTCACTGTCAGCGAGGCGCCCGGGTCGGTCGTGGAGACCAGCACATAGGGCCAGAGAGCCGCCCCGACCAGCACCACCGGCAGCGCCAGGGCCGCGCCGGTTGCGGCCAGTGCCCACCCCGGCCGCCGCCGCGCCAGCGCCGCGCGGGCCGCCAGCAGCGCCGCCGCGAGCAGCACCGGCAGGAGTACGGCCACCGCCGGCCGCTGGACGGCGTCGCGTACCCGGGAGGAGAGCAGGCCCACGACGGTGGCCAGGGCGACCGCGGTGAGCGCCACCGGCACCAGTCGGCGGGCCGTGCGGCCGACCACTGCGGCGGCGTCGGCCGACAGACGCAGCGCGAGGAAGGTCGCTCCGTGCACCGCGACCAGTGCGACCATGGCCAGCCCGACGGTGGCTGCGAACGGGGTGGCCAGGTGCGACACCCCGGCGACGTGCCCGTCGGCCTGACGGGGCACGCCCTGGAGCAGCGCGGCGAGCACCACCCCCCAGCCCACTGCGGCGAGTGCGCTGCCGATCATCACGACGCGGTCCCAGCGCGCGCGGATCCGTTCGTCGGCGGGCCGGCTACGCAGTTGCACCCCGACGGTGACCAGGATGACGCCGACCAGGGCACCGGCCACGGCCGGATAGCAGCCGGAGAGCAACTCGCCCTCCAGCACCGGGAACGCACCGAAGAGGATGCCCACGGCGGCCACCAGCCAGACCTCGTTGCCGAGGAAGAACGGGCCGAGCGCGGTGAGCGCCTCCCTCCGCAGAGCGGGGCCGCCACCGCGGGCGAGCAGCAGCCCGACGCCGTAGTCGTAGCCGGCGAGCACCAGGTAGCCGGTGAAGAAGAGGCCGAGCAGGGCGTACCAGGCGAGGTCCACGGTGTTCTCCTCAGTTCCTCAGTGCCTCAGACGAGCGCGGGTTCGGGGTGGGTCGACTCACTCGGCGGCGCTGGTGGGCGGCCGAGTGCCGGATCGGCCGCGCCCCGCGCCGCGTGCCGGGCGAGCAGCACCCAGTTGGTGACGGCGAGGGTGCCGAGCAGCAGGCTGAACCCGATCAGCGAGGCGAGCATCACCGGTGCGCCGACCGGGGACACGGCCTGCTCGGTGGGGAGCAGCCCGTACGCCACCCAGGGCTGGCGGCCGACCTCGCGGGCGATCCAGCCGAGGACCACCGCGACGAACGGCAGCGGCAGGGCGAGCAGGACCAGCCAGAGCGGGAAGCGCAGCCGGATGATCCAGTCCCGGAAGAGCAGGGGGAGCAGCAACCAGACGCAGCCGAGGGTGAAGCCGATCAGGATCATGAAGCCCAGCCCGACGCTGGCCAGCACCGGTGGCGTGTAGTCGCCGGGGCCGAACCGGGTGGTCCAGTCGGCGATCAGCGCTTGCGCCTCCGGGCTCTGGCCGCCGAACTTGGTCGGCTGCACGCCGCCGACCGGGCCGAACTGGGCGAAGCCGAAGCCCTGCACCAGGCTGATCGCCAGCGCCGAGGTGACCAGGCCGATCCGCAGCGAGGTGCGGAAGAGCACGAAGTCGGGAGTACGCCGGATCAGGTGCCAGGCGCTGACCGCCGCCATCAGCATCCCGCCTACCAGCAACGCGGCCGAGACCACGTGCCCGAACGCCATGCCGAGGCTGGGGTTGGAGAGCAGCGCGCCAAAGTCGGTGAGGTGGGCGATGCCGTCGCGTACCTCGTAACCGACCGGGTGTTGCAGCCAGGAGTTGGCCACCATGATCCAGAACGCCGAGGCGTACGCGGTGATGGCCACGCCCCAGAGCAGCGCGAGATGGACACCCTTACCGAGCCGGTGCCAGCCGAAGATCCACATCCCGAGGAACGTGGATTCGAGGAAGAACGCCACCAGCGTCTCGATGGCCAGCGGCGCGCCGAAGACGTTGCCGACGTAGCGCGACAGGCCACTCCAGTTCAGCCCGAACTGGAACTCCATCACGATGCCGGTGGCGATGCCGAGCACGTAATTGATCACGTAGAGCTGACCCCAGTAGCGGGTCAGCCGCTCCCACTTCGGGTTGCCGGTGAGCACCCAGGCGGTCTGCATCCCGACCAGCAGGGTGACCAGCCCGAGCGTGACGACCACGAAGAGGAAGTGGATCGAGGTGGTGGTGGCGAACTGCAGGCGGGCGAGGAGCAGGGTGTCCATGGCCGGCTCTCCGTAGTGTTGGCTCCCTTGTCGTAGCCACCCTACACGTAGTTTCTCTACACGTCTGTCTACTACGTGACGTCGTAGAAGACGGTACTACAGCACGTAGTAGTCATGGGTTTGGAAGATCGCGCTCTTGCGGCGGGACACGGCGGCGCGGCACCCATGCGGGGGCGCGGCGTGTGACGTGCTATTTCAGGTCAGGACAGGAAGAGGGTGACCGGGAGGGCGACCAGCGTGCTGGCCACCGCGAGGGCGGTGGCGCCGAGCACCCGGGGCGGCCGGTCGGTGACCAGGAGGCGCTGGACCCGTACGTCGAGATCCCGGTCGCCCATGCCCAGCGCGCCGGCCGGGGTGATCCGGTGACCGGCGGCGGCGAAGCGGCGCAGCGCTCCGGCCAGCGGCGCTTCCGCGTGCAGCTCACGGGCCTTGTCGTCGGCGCGCATCTCGACCAGCAGGGCGACCCGTTCGTGGGCGTCGCGGACCCAGCCGAACCACGGCAACGCCCGGCACAGCGCGGTGAACGGCAGCAGCACCAGATCGTGCCGCTCGTGGGCGTGCGCGCGCTCGTGGCTGAGCACCGCGGCCAGCTCGGCGCGGTCGAGCAGGCTCAGAGTGCCGGCGCTGACCACCACCTGCGGCTTCACCCCGGGCAGGCAGTATGCGGCGGCGCTCGGATGATCCAGCACCAGCGCGCCGGGGGCGGCCGGATCGTCCCGGGCGACCAGGGAGAGCAGGTCCCGGTGCCGGCGCTGGGCGCGTACGGTGCCGTGGATGCTGCGGACGGTCGTGGCGACCAGCACCGCGCCGATGCCGAAGCCCACCCCGACGCCGGCGAGGTGGAAGGTGTTCACCCCGATCGGCAGTGTGCCGTGGGCGAGGTCGTTGGCCAGGGCGAGCAGCGCGCTGCCGGTCGGCAGGTCGTACGCGCTCAGCCCGAGCGCCATGGGCAGGCCCATCGCCGAGAGACCCACCGCCAACCCGACGGCCTGCCAGCAGATGATCGCCACCCGGGGGCTGCGCCACGTCCAGGTGGAGCGGGCCAGCACCTGAGCCGTCAGGTAGCAGGCCAGCATGGTGGCGGCGAAGTGCACGGCGTACGCCATGGCGTGGGTCCTACCGCTCCGCTGCCTCGCCGGCGGTTCGCCGGCCCGTCGGCCCGTCCAGGCGGTCGGTCAGCTCGGTGTCGCCCGGGTCGCCGCTGGTGGAACCCGGACCGGTCAGGCCGGCCTCGCTCCCCAGGGCCGCCCGCAGCACCTCGGCCTCGGTGCCGGTCACCGAACGGGCGAACCGCACGAGTGCGGCGTCCCGGCTGCCGCCCAGGTCGAGGGCGT
This portion of the Micromonospora zamorensis genome encodes:
- a CDS encoding cytochrome ubiquinol oxidase subunit I produces the protein MDTLLLARLQFATTTSIHFLFVVVTLGLVTLLVGMQTAWVLTGNPKWERLTRYWGQLYVINYVLGIATGIVMEFQFGLNWSGLSRYVGNVFGAPLAIETLVAFFLESTFLGMWIFGWHRLGKGVHLALLWGVAITAYASAFWIMVANSWLQHPVGYEVRDGIAHLTDFGALLSNPSLGMAFGHVVSAALLVGGMLMAAVSAWHLIRRTPDFVLFRTSLRIGLVTSALAISLVQGFGFAQFGPVGGVQPTKFGGQSPEAQALIADWTTRFGPGDYTPPVLASVGLGFMILIGFTLGCVWLLLPLLFRDWIIRLRFPLWLVLLALPLPFVAVVLGWIAREVGRQPWVAYGLLPTEQAVSPVGAPVMLASLIGFSLLLGTLAVTNWVLLARHAARGAADPALGRPPAPPSESTHPEPALV
- the cydD gene encoding thiol reductant ABC exporter subunit CydD, with the protein product MKRRPFDPRLLRRVPAARRDLAVLALLGVLAAGLIVAQATALAAVLATAIDGRLDRPALGAFMVAVAARSALVWAQGTVSARVAATVKATLRADLLGAVGRHGPGWVAGQRAGQIATLAGRGLDALDAYFTGYLPQLVLSVTVPLAVLARVVFADWSSAVIIAVTLPLIPVFGALLGWQAQAATERQWRRLSLLGGHFLDMVAGLPTLRAFGRARAQTEVVRRMADGHRVATMKTLRIAFLSALVLELVATLSVALVAVPVGIRLLGGGLALQTALLVLLLTPEAYLPLRAAGSRFHASMEGLAALDEALTISAAPTAPRAAEGATVPDARRDIRFEGVTVAYERTTALRDVTLTIRAGERIAIIGPSGAGKSTLLGLLLGFVTPTSGRITVDGVDLATADPDAWRRQLAWVPQRAHLFAASLADNIRLGAPDTTPDALAAAVHDAALDDVVAGLPDGLDTLLGERGHGLSSGQRQRVALARAFLRSAPVVLLDEPTARLDTAAEAVVLDATRRLVAGRTALLVAHRPALLADADRILRVEDGRVTELTPEPTGKATR
- a CDS encoding DNA primase, with the protein product MGNPKHTEVSVARQSPQRPDADEPELDDTTGAVEPDETDGPSASVDRALWDELRIDPVEIALPAGTGFTLRAYRPASSLTPTDVTERDLDDPFLARRQVIEEEEDDETVVILDEDLAEEFADDEDESKRRRRDGATDTDAADDEAEADEDATDEADDEEVPVFLSNQGKLLLFKTPESLVSFIRSGAPNDLSQLDSWNELSERVEPADIAPLDEDTYELDLVVENLRGGHDSWDSTLLIEAGEVARDLSYALRLPAVLDMLSAGSSLDDLDEALRATANGGIGAFMGRRRLKKIGAQTASLGWRTIVGKISAVVDWRD
- a CDS encoding cytochrome d ubiquinol oxidase subunit II, which gives rise to MDLAWYALLGLFFTGYLVLAGYDYGVGLLLARGGGPALRREALTALGPFFLGNEVWLVAAVGILFGAFPVLEGELLSGCYPAVAGALVGVILVTVGVQLRSRPADERIRARWDRVVMIGSALAAVGWGVVLAALLQGVPRQADGHVAGVSHLATPFAATVGLAMVALVAVHGATFLALRLSADAAAVVGRTARRLVPVALTAVALATVVGLLSSRVRDAVQRPAVAVLLPVLLAAALLAARAALARRRPGWALAATGAALALPVVLVGAALWPYVLVSTTDPGASLTVTDAAASAPTLRLLGWVALPLLPALLGFQAMCWWVFRGRTDGRAPVYW
- a CDS encoding permease prefix domain 1-containing protein; its protein translation is MPHREDVLVDEHLRELAARLQGPARLKSDLLTEARHGLLDAVEAYRESGVPSTEAQRRAVVEFGSPAQVLPSWQAELAVGALRGLSLRMLAIAGVGVVAGDLTWRGSSWSSGPRPPAGYQLLASSVDWIWMGSLLLAVAGLLVVAASARSTRPGLALVQRAVGAGLTAMLALAMIAGCALFAWSMTLWDDALRWPPMIIGAVLVGGAYFSLARAVRGWLQATARRAESLTSVAH
- a CDS encoding M56 family metallopeptidase; its protein translation is MAYAVHFAATMLACYLTAQVLARSTWTWRSPRVAIICWQAVGLAVGLSAMGLPMALGLSAYDLPTGSALLALANDLAHGTLPIGVNTFHLAGVGVGFGIGAVLVATTVRSIHGTVRAQRRHRDLLSLVARDDPAAPGALVLDHPSAAAYCLPGVKPQVVVSAGTLSLLDRAELAAVLSHERAHAHERHDLVLLPFTALCRALPWFGWVRDAHERVALLVEMRADDKARELHAEAPLAGALRRFAAAGHRITPAGALGMGDRDLDVRVQRLLVTDRPPRVLGATALAVASTLVALPVTLFLS
- a CDS encoding PadR family transcriptional regulator, which gives rise to MKAQALHGHLDALLLAVLEQGALHGYAIIEALRARSDGTLDLPTGTIYPALRRLERAGHVASTWSTVNGRERRTYELTDSGRGALAGERAGWRDFQLTVGRFLDPGSPPTTPA